A segment of the Gossypium hirsutum isolate 1008001.06 chromosome D10, Gossypium_hirsutum_v2.1, whole genome shotgun sequence genome:
aaaagttttaggggtgtcgaaattaaattataatttttacgacagtgaaattgcaattttactattttagtagcaaatatttttataatttttaaaagattaaataaattttggggtCAAAGTACAagtttacctttattaatttagaattttaaaaaatttaaagagcctaaatgaaaaaatttctattatagGATGTCACCtcaaaatgttatttaatttctaaaaaattaattaaaatgcatatctaactaaaacaaaaataaattatttcttaACAATATTCTAAgaattgtttaattttaattaaaaaatgatatttggaaaaaaaattcactCTTATAACAAACCCCATACCCTAAGAATTGTTTCTTTAACAATATtctcaaaatttaattaattctaacctattcaatcaatttatttgatttgatgaacttttatttaatttacgaTATTCCTAATCAATTCTTAATTTAATCGATCTGATTTAATGATATGTTTAGTGAATGATTTCCTTTCGTCGGTAATGTGTGGGACGTAAGAAAAATTGCATGGGGTCAAAACTAGGTTCAAACCAGATGTGTAAGTGGTCAAAAACCGTCAAAAGCTTTGAACATGTCGTCGTCCTCTTGCAGCACACTAGTAAGGGCTTTCAGTTCTCACGCGAGACTCCCAGAACACTCAACACCAACCACCCCATCAATCATGCTCTAAAAACACTCCCAACAAAACACATTTGCTGTTTTCTGCCTCTGCTCTGCGCCCATATTTAAATACATCTCAGTTTATCTCCTTGCCTCCTTCATAATGCTCTGCGCCCATATACATGGTGGGTCATAAATATCTAAGTTTGAACTGTAACTATGTGCCGTAAATTTTGAACGAATATGATCGAGATTCATTatgcataattaaaatatgtatttctTCAAGCTCCGTACATATGATAAGTTTTGAATATCTATGTTCGAGATTTATTATGCGtaattaaaatttacatattgGATGCTATATATGCgagttttagtttaattaattaatatatttaatataattataaaaaaaattggaaatacAGTTTTTAAGTTACCCCACCATAACGCTCTCTACACTTCTTCTTCTTAATCATCTCTCTCTCTCACTCTGTTGCGCATTCATTCATTTCATGTCTCTCTAATGGCAGAACACCATCTTTGTCACTCAAAACCCCTCTCTCTTCACCTCTTTCAATTTCAAATATATTCACCCCAAAATCTCTTCCTTTTCCTTAACCCTTAAACCTAACCTCCTCCACCATTACCCCCCACCCCAAAAAAAATGCTCTTCCATTTCCTctcctttctcctcctcctcttcttcaTCTTCACTTTCCCTTCACTTTCCCTGTCTCTCAACCAAGAAGGTCTCTACCTTCTCCAACTCAAATCCTCACTTTCCGACCCAGACTCCGCCCTTTCTTCATGGAACCCTCGCCACCCTACTCCATGCAACTGGCGCGGTGTTTCTTGCGACGCCGCCACCGCTTCCGTCACTTCCCTTGACCTCTCCAACGCTAACCTCGCCGGTCCTTTCCCTTCCTTCCTTTGTCGCCTCCAAAACCTTTCCTACATTAGCTTCTATTTCAACAATATCAATTCCACCATACCCGACATCTCCACGTGTCGAAATCTCGTCCACCTTGATCTCTCTCAGAACCTTCTTACCGGTGAGCTTCCTCACACTTTGGCTGACCTCCTTAATCTTAAATACCTTGATTTGACCGGTAATAATATCTCCGGAGATTTTCCGGCGTCGTTTGGACGGTTTCAGAAGCTCGAGGTTTTGTCCCTCGTTTACAATCTGCTAGACGGAACTATCCCTGCTTTTTTGGGGAACATTAGTACGcttaaaatgttgaatttgtcGTACAACCCGTTTAGTCCGGGTCGGATCCCGCCGGAGCTTGGGAACTTGACCAACTTGGAGATTTTGTGGCTCACCGAGTGTAATTTAGTCGGCGAGATACCTGACTCACTGGGGAAACTCAAGAAACTTGCTGATTTAGACCTTGCACTTAACCATTTGGTCGGGAATATACCGAGTTCGCTCACGGAGTTGGTCAGTGTAGTTCAGATTGAGCTCTACAACAACTCGTTGACGGGCGAGTTACCTCGCGGGTTCTCGAATTTAACCAACCTGAGACTCCTCGACGTGTCGATGAACCGGTTAACTGGGAAGATTCCGGACGAGCTAACTCGGCTACCACTTGAAAGTCTCAACCTTTACTCCAACAACTTGGAAGGAACATTGCCACCGAGTATCGCTGACTCACCAGCTCTGTACGAACTCAGAATCTTTCAGAACCGACTCACTGGTGAGTTACCTCAAAATCTCGGCAAAAACTCACCGCTCAGATGGTTCGATGTGTCCAGCAACCAATTCACCGGCCCAATCCCAACCAGCTTATGCGAGAAAGGGAAGCTAGAAGAGATGCTAATGATATACAACTCGTTTTCAGGTCAAATACCGTCGAGTTTAGCCAACTGCAGGAGCCTGAATCGGATCCGACTCGGTTACAACAAATTATCCGGCGAAATACCCACCGGATTTTGGGGTCTCCCCCATGTTTATTTACTTGAACTCGTTAACAACTCGTTCTCTGGACCAATTGGGAAATCAATTGCAAATGCTGCAAATTTGTCCCTTTTGATTATATCTAGAAACGAGTTCAATGGTTTCTTGCCTGAAGAACTCGGTTTAGTTAATAACTTAGCTAAACTCTCTGCTAGTGACAACAAGTTCAATGGGGCATTGCCTAAAAGTATAGTAAACCTTGATGGATTAGGGATCCTTGATCTTCATGGGAATGAATTAGAAGGTGAATTGCCTAATGGGATCGATTCGTTGAAGAAATTAAACGAGTTGAACTTAGCTAACAACAAGTTTTCTGGGAAAATCCCAGATGGAATCGGTAGCTTATCGGTGTTGAATTATCTCGACTTGTCCGATAATCAGTTAACCGGAAGAATCCCACTCACTTTGCAGAGTTTGAAGCTTAATCAGCTTAACCTCTCGAATAATTTGTTATCTGGTGAGTTACCTCCTTTGTTCGATAAAGACATGTACAAAAACAGCTTCTTGGGGAACCCTGGTTTATGTGGGAATTATAGTGGTTCGTGTGGTGGTAAGGATGAAGATAAGCTTAAAGGTTATGTTTGGTTACTTAGATCCATCTTTATACTAGCTGGTTTGGTGTTTGTTGTTGGTGTGGTTTGGTTTTACTTGAAATATAGGAATTATCAGAAAGCTAAGGCCATTGATAAGTCTAAATGGACTTTAATGTCATTCCATAAATTGGGTTTTAGTGAGTATGAGATATTGGATTGTCTTGATGAAGATAATGTGATAGGGAGAGGATCTTCGGGTAAAGTTTACAAGGTCGTGCTTAGTAGCGGTGAGGCTGTTGCTGTGAAGAAGCTTTGGGGTGGTTTGAAAAAGGGTTGCGACAGTGTAGATCTTGAGAAAGGTCATGCTGAGTCACAGGTTCAGGACGACGGGTTTCAAGCTGAGGTTGAGACATTAGGGAAGATTAGGCACAAGAACATTGTTAAGTTATGGTGTTCTTGTACTACCCGGGATTGCAAGCTTTTGGTGTATGAGTACATGCCGAATGGTAGCTTGGGTGATTTGCTGCATAGCTGCAAAAGTGGTTCACTCGGTTGGCCGACGAGGTACAAGATTATCGTGGATGCAGCCGAGGGACTTTCGTATTTGCATCATGATTGTGTGCCTCCGATTGTGCACAGGGATGTCAAGTCCAATAATATCTTATTGGATGGTGACTTTGGCGCTAGAGTGGCGGATTTCGGAGTTGCCAAGGTGGTTGATGCGGCTGGAAAGGTTGCTAAGTCTATGTCTGTCATTGCCGGATCTTGTGGTTACATTGCTCCAGGTTTGTTGATTATCTTTATTATCAATCTAGTAATTGAAAACGTTAATGTTTGCAATGTCTTATGAAAACTTTTGGTGCAGAGTATGCGTATACGCTTCGGGTGAACGAGAAGAGTGACATATACAGTTTTGGAGTAGTAATACTCGAGTTAGTCACAGGCAGACTCCCAATCGACCCGGAGTTTGGCGAGAAGGACCTCGTAAAGTGGGTCTGCACCACTCTAAATCAAAAAGGAGTGGACTATGtcctcgattccaaactcaatcCATGTTTCAAAGAAGAAATGTGTAAGGTCCTCAACATCGGTCTCCTTTGTACAAGTCCACTCCCGATCAACCGACCGTCGATGAGAAGGGTGGTTAAGTTGCTGCAAGAAGCCGGTGCTGAGAACCAGCTGAAGGCTGCCAAAAAGGACGGGAAATTAACTCCTTATTACTACGAAGACGGCTCGGATCAAGGAAGTGTAgcttgacaaaaaaatattttttcacccCCATAGCTTGTTGCAAAAACAAGGTCACAAAGTGAGACACACAGCCCCTAATTGTTTTTGCTCTCAAGTTTTTGCCTTTCATTGTTACCCTACTTGATGTTTTGCTTTTACAGGCTTGGTTTAGTGGGGAAGAAAAGAGATTTGGGGATGAAATTTTCACAGTGAAAAAgatagattcattaaggagttAATGGACCAAACTGTAAATTGTATTAACAATTAAGgtcttgaaaatgattttgaatttattatgtcCACCAACTGCCTTACTACACCGTGTCCTAGTCTAAACCCAAATTCTATCTTTTTTGGGTTctaattctgctattagtccttgtactcTATGTAAGTTGTGAATTTGATCTTTGTACTTTAATTTAACCAatcatagtttatatatttttcgaattgataaattttaatttcttttcttaatttttgtacttttcggATTTTTGAATTTCGAAATTTCTTTCTTGTCACAAAAGACAACAGTTATCTACCATAAGCAGAGTTTCACCCATTATCTACCATTGCCTGCTAAAACTGGTTAGACAGGTCTCAGATATGAGCTATGAGATTTTACAGTGTTGTACCTATTTTATTCCTTGGTTCATCAAGTCACTCAAATGTCATCCATTGATGAAGTAGTTAGGTATGGTAGGTTGCCATTTATTAGAATGGAGCTCTTGGATTCTGCAAGCTTTATTATTGCACTACTTGTTAGAGACATGAAATGAAATCCATACATCAATTCGGAAAGTGACATTGGACAACACCCATAGTTCAGATCAAGGCCTCAGAGTtgcttaggttgtcattttgCATgccttgtttgtttctattgctTTAAAACCCAAATTTCACACATTACTGCAAACATTTAACCGATGCCTTCAATGTCTATTCTTTGGTCAATCTACTTTTTTTAGTGGAAATCTTGATTAAAaaggataattttttaaaataatgttagTGCAGCAACTCGTGCAGTAATTTATATGTATTTAATGTTGACAAGGTACTAATTATATTATATGCTATGTtcgattaataatttaaaaataataataatattttttaaaaagttaataaaaattgtaaaaaaaaaatgaagtacacATGAAAAGGGGTGAATCTAGAATTCTTTTAGGAGACTGAAATTGAATAATAGATTTTTGAGAGATCAAAACATGATTTTATAAatgtattaacttataatttttatcattttaaaaggGATTAAACATAATTTTCTTCATTCTGGGgggctaaagtataattttaccataaattaaaaataaatttaatcatcttaTAAGggacttaaatagcaattttatatttttgagagtCAATGCCCCTGCCTACCCCCTCAAATTCGCCCTTGCATGTGGATCAACATATGAGCTGCCATGTTATTTAATGTTTTGGTCagtatttttgtttaaaaaaacaacaattcaacttctttttttaaaaggttgatagccaaatttaaatctttttaaaaggttgaggatcaaatttaattaaaaataataataagggtcaatttgacaaaagatgtaaacgttaagggctaaatttatctttatgttgtttttttttttttatcctttATGCTCATTTTACAAAGATTAATCCTTTTAAGATTCATAGTTGCCTCTTTCAacaatgtcatcttcaaagtttgAACTTGATTTCTCTCTTGAAAATCCAACGTGCCTTAACACTACACCCGATAACACCATCTGgaatattcaaattttgaaagggtgataaaccaaaaattccaaCATAATGGGCCACTAAATAATGCACTTAATAAACTAGCTTTGTTTGTTTGCTTTACAGAGTTAGGCCAAGCTTTCCTTTCAAACATAATTTAGAAAGCTGTGCATGTTCTCCTGTCTACCCAGCAAACTGCTGGATATGATTGAAACTTTgggtcttcttcttcttcttcttcttctcttcctcttcTTGCGTGTCAATGTACGACGAGGCAAATTCAGCATTGGAAtatcaactttatttttattgcaatggATGGAACACACCATCCCAAAAAAATCCCACAGCTAGAACAAATTTTGATGTAATTTGCAACACTAAATTGATGCTACATGTAGTGCTAGTTTGGACCATATCTATCAGCATCCAATTTTGCTGCCTGTCCTTTATTTTTCACCCATATATTGTGGATTTGAGGGTAAATAAAACACTAATGAAACACATTGAATTGCTCCAAAATCTATGGGAAATTTACCATCTTTCCCTCTTTATGGGCATCGACGGTCAAATTTTAgtattaatttatgtattatgtgtaagttgtggatttagtctctTACTCTATTTGGTTGTTTTCGGTCTCtgtattttaagaatttaaaatttcagagctcattaagttttgttattttccaaaatttgatgaGACAAGcatattatcatatatgtaatgttatattaGTTTGTTATTTCTATACATTACTCATGAAAAtttcaaaactcgaaaagaatagagactaaaatttatcaaatttaaaagtataaagTCTAAAATCGATCAAATTAAAGAACAAGGACTAAATCTAAAACTTACACAAAACATAAAAGATTAATAGTAGAATTTGATCTAATTCTCAAACTATTATGGATATTTAGGCCTCTCTCTTTTATAGTAAATAAAATGGTTTGTTGGTGAGACTCGAACTCTAATACTTCATACTTGTTACAGTATTAATGATGAGACTCAAACTCTAAATTCCGTACTGATAGTAAAGTATTAACATTTCTTAACGAAGAATCAAGTTCGAAAACTAAAGTTAGAACTAAAAGCAAAGCCCACTTATGAAGCCCATATGAGTGGACTAAGTCCATTATATGTTGGGCATTTAAGTCATTTGGATTTTTCTGTATTTCATAATTATACTGAATTATGATTAAATACAAGATCGAGTTGAGTTGAAccattaaataaatagaaaattggTCGTCTTTATCATTATTTTCTCAAACTTTTTActattcaatttaaaacaaaataataatattaatttaaaatgatttaaaagtaaataaaataattagtttaaatatataAAGGGTTAGCATTTAGTAAATTggtagtatttttttttattttacaagtagttttaaaatttttatcacgTGTCTTCttttctaaaatattaaatatttaatattttactatacattataggacacttgtcaatctctaatcatgtttGTAGAGTCTGAAAATTTTGCCGACAATGTACTAAATATTTTCCCATATATaaaacctcaaacaatctaaatttaACAAACATAAAAGAAACCTATATTAAAAATGCTACTGTTAGATGTAGTGATAAAATATATTGTACATGAAAACTCAAACTCAAATATCAAAAGCAATATCGTTttatagaatataaaatatatattgattaaaaaaacacataaattttttgataattaaaattttgcatAATGTGATCTTAAATTAAGTTTCTAAAGAATAATTTAaagaatatattaataaattttcataaataaattttaaaaaacaaaattacatGAAAAACTATAGATGTAAACAAAATTACGtgaagaaatttattttaggggAGCAAGGTTATATTATACTTTTTTTAGGgaggtcaaagtataattttatcattgttttaatatattatttcataatttttaaagggattaaaaagaaattttattatttgggtGGTTCCAATGCCCTTGCTTACTCCCTTGGTGTCGTCCCTGAtcgttaatatttttttttgttaaatttatcagtgtgacattttgaaataagaaaaatatacacTTGGTagcaatgtaattaaaaaaatattgtaatgaacctaaattaaacaaaataattttaatagtgttaacagttggatctaaaatttaaaatataaaaaatagagagactaaattctaaattttaatagGGTGGACTACCCAGCCTTTGGACAGATCTACCTATAACAAAGGCGAAACTAGAGGGTAGGTTGGGGCTACCTCCCCCAAGACTGAAAAATTATCCGTTTAATCCCTTGActatttataatgttttaaattaatttaacagtaaaattatatttcgacccctcctaaaatttaaaattaaatcatgtcCTTTCTGAAAGCAAAATGTTTATAGCTTAAtcccttaaaaattataaaattttatatttatacaataacgaaattacttttttaattcactcaaaaatttataattcaaattcaacccttcaaaaaaaaaaagtctcaACTCTCCCTGCCTTATAACACCCTAATATGATCCAATATCCCTAACCCCAAATGACCTCAACAATCAAACTACTACAACAAACACAAACTTCAGTTTACACTCAAGCTTTTTCAATCATATcccaaaaaatttatatattttaagaaaaaaagataaaaaatggaAGAAATAAATTCCTTAGCTAAACatgaataaagaaagaaagaaaaaaggtttCTTTGAGCTTGTTGCAGAAGTGGGTGAAATGCACACCATTATTATGGGATAAAAACAACTATAATAATAAGACCACCACcacaacaagaagaaatagagaGATGACATGCTGCAATAACTCCGCCACCGCCGAGTTCAAAATCCGTTGTGGCATCTTAACCATTGCTTGCCCCATATGCTCCCAAGATGAGGGAATACATGACTATTTGCCGGGGTTACCATCGGGGGTGAACTGTGAAGTTTGATCCAAGGCAAAGCCAAATTCTACAATCTATACCATTTAGAGGCAAAGGCAGTATCTGATAACTACAACCTTCTTCATCCTTTGATTGATGAGTTTGTTCAAACTCTAGAAGGTGAAAATGGGATTTGCTATACTCATCCTCAGAGACTTCCAGGTATTTTCATgcttttatcttactaccatacCTATAGATTCAACTTTTACTGCTAGTGGCTGGTCGTCTCAAgggatttaatgaaaaatttcaaaaaaatttaaaggtataatgaaaagttttaaaatttttgagggGGTCCATCTCCTCTTATAAGGTTTCCACAAATAAGAAGGATAAAGATAAAGTTGAGGCTTAgaaatttggaaattcatcatGAATGAAtctatctaaatttattttaatttaattatggatATATTCTAAATATCAATTCGATTGTAGTTTATAATAGTTaatcttatttatatttatatcctCAAAAACTTTCTATTATGataaaatgtgaattttttattttaatttagtataatttaattattcgtGGATTCAAATTAATATGAATGTGAACTACTATGGTTAAAATCCACATTATCAATGACCAATTGAGTCATAGCTCAATTTGGATGgacattgttgtcaatgcagcAGGACGTGGGTTTGAATgcgctgaagtgcattatcctatTATTTAGGGGTTGTGGAGGGGCTATGAGTAGTTATAGGCATTGTgttaaaaagaacaaatatgatcagAATCTAAATGAGCCTTAGCGATGAAAGTATGATTGAAGCCCATATATAAgaatttatattgtatttttttattaaaaaaatggataaaatagtttatatatgttaaattaaagtaaattagtcttttttgataaaattttcatctatttgtGTTGTTAAAAACTAGCTTAGCTAACCGAATAACTAGATAATGATACGTGACGTGTCATGTGTACCTCATGATAGGAACAAGTTTTTCACGATAAAAATAGATAGAAGTTTTAACAAAAAGATCAATttgctttttaatttaatatatatatactaatttgtCCAACTTTTAAATAGAATGGACAAAATTGAATCTAACTCTTAGTACGAGTCTATGACAGGATATTATTgcaataataaaaaagtaatgaATTCTTTGCTTATTTTCCTATTGGGGATTTATGGATAATTTATTAATGGTGTAAAAGGTATATAGGTTCACGTTTCCAAATGATACATGCCGGTGTAAGCAAAGACACTAACAAAATGCGAGATAAAAGTGTTTTTTGTCATCCGAAAATTCgaaattgaaattttggttaaaaagACATCAATCTTCATCGCTCAATCCAACATTTATTATgtcataattaaaaattttaacaatgaaATAATTTAACAAACTCTAAATATGAAATACaaattacataataaaaaattagattaactattgaacatttttttaaaaataaaatcaatgatTGAACCGATCAGATCATCggttcaattaaaataaataaataaattcaaccgATTCCAATCTAACCAATTTAAAATCATTCTTCAAATCGATATGCCAACTGGTTGATTTAACCCAATTCAAATCCAATTCAAACATCGTTAGCTATAACCATCCATTTTTATAGGATTGATGAATATTAGAGCCAATCAAGAGAAGTCATTAGACCCCCAATCCGAAACAGAAAAGAGAAACAAGAAATGTTACTTTTTGTGTAATAGGCACAAATGATAATTCAGGCCAAGTGAGGTGAATAATACAATCAAACTTACAATATTCCTTCAATCAAGTACTAGGTTTAAGAATTCAGATACAACTATGAACTTAAAAGAAATCACACCCTATAATAGTTCTATATATAAAGAAACCCACTGGGTCACCACAATCAAATACACATAAACATTCCTATATATGACATAAAACCCTTGATGATGTCAGTTTAAATCAATTATAAAGAAAAGACGGCTCGGCTCAGGTCATCAACTCGACTCTATCAAACTACAAAGTAGATTACAGGTGTACCTCCATATACAAAGTCATATTATCAACTCAAAACACAACTATCATGATTTCTGCAGTACACATTTTTCATACAGAGCAAGGATTTCTTTCTTATTCGGATTCCTCAGCGCAAGCAGCTCTGCGCCGAAATTGTGTTTCGTGAGTTCCTGTTTAAGTTTTTGTACAGTGAACTTCGTATAATCCTCTTGATTGTTTTGTTGGTTCTGGTTGTCGTCATCAGCTTTGAATACTGACCCGCCATCTTCTGACGGTGAATGCCTGAGGGGGCTAGTTGTGCTCTTGGACTTCTTATTTGCTCTTAAAAATTGGTCACTCATGTCTATATCTTGCACAGATCCGACTCCCACTTCATCATCTGTCCTCAATCGCTTTCCGTGAGAAGCAGCTTTTAGCTTACTATCCAATGCAGTTTCGTTTAGACGAACTGAAGTCAACTCTTGCTGCAATTGATCAAGTTTTGCCTGTGCAGCTTGTAGCTGAAGAGAAAGGGCTTCAGCTCTGTTATTAGCATCTGCATGTGCTGCACGTTCAGAGTCCAGAAGGTCTTGAAGTACTTTGACTGTACTAGCCCTCTGCTCATTGTTTGTTTTTAACAGTGACTCGATCTCTTTCTCCCTCTCTTCGACTCTACCCTCTAATAATGCAACTTTTGAAACAGCATCCATCTCTGACACACGAATTCTATGTAATTCGTCCTCCAAGTCTGTTTTCTCTCTCTCCAAGTTCTCAATTTGTCTCTCGGCCCTCTCAATATGAGCCAATCTTTCCATTGCCGTCCTCTGTATCTCGTTTTTCTCCTTTTGAGCAGCTACAGATTCTGCTCGTGCTTTATCAGCCAACTCGGTTGCTTTCCTCGCTTCTTTCTCAGCTATTCTACACCTTTCTTCAACTTCTGCAAACCTGTTAAATTCAGATGAATACTTCTGCTCCAAATAGATCTTCTCCTGTTCTAAAATCCTTGCTTTTCCCTCAAATGACTGGGCCTTGGAGTTAGCATTTTCTAGCTTATCTGCTAACTCCCTGATTTCAACCTTTAATGATGATATCTCCGCATCGTAACTCCAGATTTTTGACTCAGCAGCCTGCAAAGCATTTCCCATTATTAAATACTGTGAAGTTTGTAAATGCACTTAAACATTGTTCAACTCATTAAAGAATTTAAACCTATAACATTCTtgtaaatcataattttaaaactgTGCTAGTAATCATGTGCCAATGCATTAGATATAAACACATACataatcatatgcatatatataacaaGCTCACCTTCAACTCTAGCCTTAGTGTTGTCAAGCACTGCTCAGCATGCTCAACCTTTGCTGTCTTGTCCTTTATTTCCTCTTCCTGCAATGTTCATCAGAAGATAAAACAAATCACATTTTCTTGCTGCAACTTACATTTGCATATACATGATCGAATGAACAAGAATGTAGGAGTGAATGCAAGGCAAAAAATATAAAGCACCTTCTCAGCCAATGAATGTGAAAACTCTTCCCTCAGAGAATCTTCCCTGAGTTGAATTTCCTTGCTTGACCGCTCTTGCGCAGTTGCTGCCTTCTCCAAAGCAGTCTTAGCCTCTCTAACAGCAAAGTCATACTTCCTTTTCCACTCCTCTGCCTCCTCTTGAGCAGACTCAGCTTGCTCTCGAGCAGCAGCCAGCCTTGCTTCGGCAGCAGTGCTCCGGGACTTGAGCACTTCAATTTCAGAGGCAGTCTGATCTTCTCTGGCTTTCTGTTTTGATAACACCTGATCATATTTTCTTCTCCAGTCTAATGTTTCTTGCTTGGCAGAATCCAATGTTTTCATTAAACTAGAACATCTCTCCTTCAGTGAACTATTATCACCTTGCAAATTATTCATACGGCTTGCATATTCATCAGCAAGCTTCTTCTTGTCATTGATAGCATCATCATAACGCTTCAGATATTCAGATTTATATTTCTCACTATCTTCCAGCTGCTTGTTAACTAACTTCATCTTATCCTCAATTGCACGACATTTCAGTACAAGGGAATTCTTCTCTGATACAATCTGATCTATATGTCTCCTGGTGAAATCCAGTATTGTCCCCTCCATACTGACAGTTGAATAGAATAGACAAGATAATAATCAAAACTAGAGACTTAATCCACAGTAGACATGGTATAAATctccaaaagaaaataataatattgtgTTGATACAAACCTTTGCTGTAAAAATACAGCCAGTTTCTGCCATTTTCCAGGGCCATGGCATGATGCCTCATATTCAGACAGAAGAGCATCAAGAACCTGCATATAACATTCTAATAAGCCCAATGAATACCACACACTATTCCTATAAATTAAGACTGAAACAGAAAGTCAAAAACAGATAACTCCACTCAGGTTGGTTGATTAACCAGCCTTCTTCCTTATAATTTTAGTGATATAAAATCAAAATCAGGAATATCATTAAAAACAGCAAGGATTAGAT
Coding sequences within it:
- the LOC107925134 gene encoding receptor-like protein kinase HSL1; protein product: MLFHFLSFLLLLFFIFTFPSLSLSLNQEGLYLLQLKSSLSDPDSALSSWNPRHPTPCNWRGVSCDAATASVTSLDLSNANLAGPFPSFLCRLQNLSYISFYFNNINSTIPDISTCRNLVHLDLSQNLLTGELPHTLADLLNLKYLDLTGNNISGDFPASFGRFQKLEVLSLVYNLLDGTIPAFLGNISTLKMLNLSYNPFSPGRIPPELGNLTNLEILWLTECNLVGEIPDSLGKLKKLADLDLALNHLVGNIPSSLTELVSVVQIELYNNSLTGELPRGFSNLTNLRLLDVSMNRLTGKIPDELTRLPLESLNLYSNNLEGTLPPSIADSPALYELRIFQNRLTGELPQNLGKNSPLRWFDVSSNQFTGPIPTSLCEKGKLEEMLMIYNSFSGQIPSSLANCRSLNRIRLGYNKLSGEIPTGFWGLPHVYLLELVNNSFSGPIGKSIANAANLSLLIISRNEFNGFLPEELGLVNNLAKLSASDNKFNGALPKSIVNLDGLGILDLHGNELEGELPNGIDSLKKLNELNLANNKFSGKIPDGIGSLSVLNYLDLSDNQLTGRIPLTLQSLKLNQLNLSNNLLSGELPPLFDKDMYKNSFLGNPGLCGNYSGSCGGKDEDKLKGYVWLLRSIFILAGLVFVVGVVWFYLKYRNYQKAKAIDKSKWTLMSFHKLGFSEYEILDCLDEDNVIGRGSSGKVYKVVLSSGEAVAVKKLWGGLKKGCDSVDLEKGHAESQVQDDGFQAEVETLGKIRHKNIVKLWCSCTTRDCKLLVYEYMPNGSLGDLLHSCKSGSLGWPTRYKIIVDAAEGLSYLHHDCVPPIVHRDVKSNNILLDGDFGARVADFGVAKVVDAAGKVAKSMSVIAGSCGYIAPEYAYTLRVNEKSDIYSFGVVILELVTGRLPIDPEFGEKDLVKWVCTTLNQKGVDYVLDSKLNPCFKEEMCKVLNIGLLCTSPLPINRPSMRRVVKLLQEAGAENQLKAAKKDGKLTPYYYEDGSDQGSVA
- the LOC107925146 gene encoding guanylate-binding protein 3: MMKYFGRGKESAADVSPQSFGHSASSSSASASPVTGPARPIRLVYCDEKGKFRMDPEAVAVLQLVKEPIGVVSVCGRARQGKSFILNQLLGRSSGFQVASTHRPCTKGLWLWSAPLKRTALDGTEYNLLLLDSEGIDAYDQTGTYSTQIFSLAVLLSSMFIYNQMGGIDETALDRLSLVTQMTKHIRVKAGARTTTASELGQFSPIFVWLLRDFYLDLVEDNKKITPRDYLELALRPVDGSGKDIAAKNEIRDSIRALFPDRECFTLVRPLNNENDLQRLDQISLDKLRPEFRAGLDALTKFVFERTRPKQVGATILTGPVLIGITESYLDALNKGAVPTISSSWQSVEEAECRRAYDSASEIYMSTFDRTKSPEEAALREAHEEAVQRSLAVYNASAVGVGSMRKKYEELLQKFFKKAFEDYKRNAFMEADLKCSNAIQSMGKRLRAACHASDASVEKIVKVLDALLSEYEASCHGPGKWQKLAVFLQQSMEGTILDFTRRHIDQIVSEKNSLVLKCRAIEDKMKLVNKQLEDSEKYKSEYLKRYDDAINDKKKLADEYASRMNNLQGDNSSLKERCSSLMKTLDSAKQETLDWRRKYDQVLSKQKAREDQTASEIEVLKSRSTAAEARLAAAREQAESAQEEAEEWKRKYDFAVREAKTALEKAATAQERSSKEIQLREDSLREEFSHSLAEKEEEIKDKTAKVEHAEQCLTTLRLELKAAESKIWSYDAEISSLKVEIRELADKLENANSKAQSFEGKARILEQEKIYLEQKYSSEFNRFAEVEERCRIAEKEARKATELADKARAESVAAQKEKNEIQRTAMERLAHIERAERQIENLEREKTDLEDELHRIRVSEMDAVSKVALLEGRVEEREKEIESLLKTNNEQRASTVKVLQDLLDSERAAHADANNRAEALSLQLQAAQAKLDQLQQELTSVRLNETALDSKLKAASHGKRLRTDDEVGVGSVQDIDMSDQFLRANKKSKSTTSPLRHSPSEDGGSVFKADDDNQNQQNNQEDYTKFTVQKLKQELTKHNFGAELLALRNPNKKEILALYEKCVLQKS